The Verrucomicrobiota bacterium region GCAAAAAGAACGGCTCGCGGGCCAACATTGCCGACGACGCGCGTTTCAGTTCCGGGTTGCCTCGGAGTTCCACCTTGGCCGCCAGCAGGCGCTGCACGGCGGTCACGGCCTGCACCATGTCCCGGTACGGATTTTCAATTTTCTGGAACAAGCTCCGAATCTCGGGCGAATTCTCCCGCACCGGCAGACCGATAGCCGGATTCCCATACTGCAACCCTTCGTGGGCCGCCATCCAATCTTTCAGGGATTTCTCAATTTCCGCCGGCCGCCCTTCGGCGGTGGCAGCGGCTGGTTCCCGTTCCATAGCCAGCACGCACTTGGTCAGGCGCTGGGAGAGCATCCGCTGGCGGCCCGAGAGATTGATCACCCGGCTGTCCCCTTCGTTACGCTTGAGGGCATATAGCATGATCAGCGCCGAGGACACGATCGTCACAGCAATAAACGTCAGCGCAATGCCGTACACCACCTTCATGCGAAATAAGCGGTGTCGCGATGGGGTAGCCCCCTGCGCACTGGACTGGTCTGTTTCAATAAGCTTCATGATTTGCGTTTCACTGATAACGGTCACCGCTCACTGATAACTGCTCACTGTTCACTGTTCACTGATTACTGATTACTGTTCACTTCCCCTCCCCCTCAAGGTCCCCAATCTCTGGGAAATACTTTTTGACGCAATCCGGGCACATGCCGTGGGTGAATTTGGCTTCGGAATGTTTGGCCACGTAGCTCTCGACCTGGCTCCAGTAGCCTTTGTCATCACGGATTTTTTTGCAGCCCGAGCAGATGGGCAACAGCCCGCTCAACGACTTCACGTTGGCGAGGGCCTTCTGCAATTCCTGGATGAGTTGTTCCCGTTCGGCTTCCGCTTGCTTCCGTGACGTGACGTCGCCGGCGTACCCATGCACCGTGCGGCTGGGAGCGATGGGGAAGAAGGACCATGAAATCACACGTGATGCGATCGTGATCTCCACCCGCAGTTTTGGTTGGTTGGTGGCCAGGCAATCGCGAATGATCGCCGCCGTGTCGGGTGGCAATATCTGCTCGGGTTTGGCCAACCCCAGCGTCTGCGCCATTTCCACGGCTGCATCGTTGAAGTAGCTGATTTCTCCCGTGGCGATGAACTCCAGAACCGGGTTGGGGTTGAAGCGGGCGAACGTCGCCTGGTGCCGAACTTCCCCGTCCGCCTGCTTGCGCAAGGTGATGTCGCGGTTGCTGCTCCGCTGACCGAGCCAGCGGCCATCATCGCCATAGACCGACTGGCAATGATGGCTGATCCAACGCTCCTCGCCCGAGCGGGTGACGATGCGAAAGTCCAGGCTGCTGACATCTTGGGTCGGTTGGGTGGTTTTCTGATAGTGTTCCACCACCTTGGCGCGATCCTCCGCATGGATGATTTTCAGCATCAATTCCGGGTCGGCCAGGAACTCCTCGGCGCGATATCCGGTGATGCGTTCGGCGGAGGGCGAGACGTATAGATAGCGGCCATCCGGTGTGCGCCAGGTTTCCAGGTCGTACGTCCAATCAGCCACCGTGCGGAATTTTTCCTCGTTCTCCCGGAGTTGCGCTTCGGCCTCCATTTGCCGGGCGAGCCGTTGGCGCATCTGGCGGCCGCCCAGGAAAATTCCCAACACGCCCAGCGCCCACAGCGCGGCATGGGCGCCGACAATGGGTCCAATTCTCGCCTGCTCCATCGCCAGATACGGGGCCAGCGACACCGCGACACTGATGCCACCGCGAATTTCACCCTCGCGATACCCTTGGGCGGCATGGCACATCAGGCAAGCCTTCTCGGCTACCAAGGGCCGCATCAGGCGCAGGTGCGGTTTGCCGTGAAACAGTTCACAGGCGACCTGCTCAGTCTGGCCTTTTTCAAACGACTTCAAGGCATTGGCTTCCCAGGCGTCCGGCGCGTTCTCCGGGCGCAACGGTTTCAGGCTGGTGATATGACCGTGCGAGCCATCTTCCCGATGTTCCAGTTCATGCACCTGCCGCGTTATGTACGCGGGATTCACCAGCGTCAACCGCCGGCCTGAGGGTGTCACCAGATCCCGCTCGGTGACGTTGGTCAAATACGGATTCGGCGGGGTGTTGGTGGTGACGGGCACATAGACGCCACCGTGCAGCGTGGCCCACCGGCGGTAGAGCACATCTTTG contains the following coding sequences:
- a CDS encoding DUF3365 domain-containing protein — encoded protein: MDTDKTKHRFALPQSAIHNPNSGASAFGQRHLRRASWLIFALWTLAVAASVFWNARLLHDAMVEAAATDARSNFNKDVLYRRWATLHGGVYVPVTTNTPPNPYLTNVTERDLVTPSGRRLTLVNPAYITRQVHELEHREDGSHGHITSLKPLRPENAPDAWEANALKSFEKGQTEQVACELFHGKPHLRLMRPLVAEKACLMCHAAQGYREGEIRGGISVAVSLAPYLAMEQARIGPIVGAHAALWALGVLGIFLGGRQMRQRLARQMEAEAQLRENEEKFRTVADWTYDLETWRTPDGRYLYVSPSAERITGYRAEEFLADPELMLKIIHAEDRAKVVEHYQKTTQPTQDVSSLDFRIVTRSGEERWISHHCQSVYGDDGRWLGQRSSNRDITLRKQADGEVRHQATFARFNPNPVLEFIATGEISYFNDAAVEMAQTLGLAKPEQILPPDTAAIIRDCLATNQPKLRVEITIASRVISWSFFPIAPSRTVHGYAGDVTSRKQAEAEREQLIQELQKALANVKSLSGLLPICSGCKKIRDDKGYWSQVESYVAKHSEAKFTHGMCPDCVKKYFPEIGDLEGEGK